In Mangifera indica cultivar Alphonso chromosome 1, CATAS_Mindica_2.1, whole genome shotgun sequence, a single genomic region encodes these proteins:
- the LOC123225801 gene encoding cytochrome c oxidase copper chaperone 1-like, producing MGGVPLQDASSILALSGSQPKQGLAVVKSDQESKPKKKICCACPETKKLRDECIVEHGEEACAKWIEAHRMCLRAEGFNV from the coding sequence ATGGGTGGAGTGCCCCTGCAAGATGCTTCCTCCATCTTAGCTTTGTCGGGGTCTCAGCCAAAACAAGGTTTGGCTGTTGTAAAATCTGACCAAGAGTCAAAGCCAAAGAAGAAGATCTGCTGTGCCTGCCCTGAGACTAAGAAGCTTAGAGATGAATGCATCGTGGAGCATGGTGAAGAGGCTTGTGCAAAATGGATAGAAGCTCATCGAATGTGCCTTCGTGCTGAGGGCTTTAATGTTTGA